GGAAGTCTTCCCAGTTGTACGAGCAACCGGTGGCTGTCGCCAAGACCAGGCCCGCGGTCATTGCCTGCAGCAGCTTCCGCCGCATCGGGCGCCGCGGCGAGCGGTCGGAGCCGTTGGGACTCACGTAGCGCCTTCCCGAGAGTCTCGCCCGCGCGGTCGGCTGCGGCCTTCTCGCTGGTCGGTCGCCGCCCTGCGTCGGGCAGGGGTTTGGATGTTTATGCGGACCAAACCCTAGCCGACGCTCTTCGAGGGTTCGCGGGGAGGGTGCCATACGCGCCGCCGGTCCCTCCTTAAGGGTGGGATTGAGCGCCTAATAGCTCGTGTTGTCGCGGTTTGACGAGCGGCCGCGGGAGACGTCGTCGCTGGTCGCACCGTTCCTCGCGCCCTCCGGTGGACCGGCCCCGCCGAAGTCTTAACGTTGCTCTGTGCCCTACTTCGACGCCGCATCCGCCGCCCCCCTCCACCCCGTGGCCCGTCAGGCGCTGTTGGCCGCCCTGGACGAGGGGTGGGCGGACCCCGCGCGGCTCTACCGGGAGGGCCGCAGGGCCCGGATGCTGCTGGACGCCTCCCGGGAGACGGTGGCCGAGGCGGTGGGCTGCCGGGCCGACGAGGTGGTGTTCACCTCCTCGGGCACCCGGGCCGTGCACACCGGGATCGCCGGGGCGCTGACCGGGCGACGGCGGACGGGGCGCCACCTGATCGTGTCAGCCGTCGAACATTCCTCGGTACTCCATTCGGCTGAGTCGTTCGAGGCCGGCGGCGGCTCGGTGACCACCGTGGCCGTCGACCGGGCCGGGGCGGTGGACCCGTCGGCCTTCACGGACGCCTTGCGGCAGGACACCGCGCTGGCCTGTCTGCAGTCGGCCAACCACGAGGTGGGGACCGTGCAACCGGTCGCCGAGGTGGCCGGGGTGTGCCGGGCCGCCGGGGTGCCGTTGCTGGTGGACGCCGCGCAGTCGCTGGGCTGGGGTCCGGTGGAGGGCGACTGGTCGCTGCTGGCCGCGAGCGCGCACAAGTGGGGCGGCCCCTCGGGGGTGGGGCTGCTCGTGGTGCGCAAGGGCGTGCGGTTCGCCGCGCAAGGGCCCGTGGACGAGCGGGAGTCGGGGCGGGCGCCCGGGTTCGAGAACCTGCCGGCGATCGTCGCGGCCGCGGCCTCGCTGCGGGCGGTACGGGCCGAGGCCGCGCAGGAGGCACTGCGGCTGCGGGAGCTGACGGAGCGGATCCGGGCGCGGGTGCCGGAGCTGGTGGCGGACGTGGAGGTGGCCGGGGACCCGCGGCGGCGGCTGCCGGGGATCGTCACCTTCTCCTGTCTCTACGTCGACGGGGAGGCCCTGCTGCACGAGCTGGACCGGGAGGGCTTCTCCGTCTCGTCCGGGTCGTCCTGCACGAGCAGCACCCTGACGCCCAGCCATGTGCTGCGGGCGATGGGAGTGCTGAGCGAGGGGAACGTGCGGGTGTCGCTGCCGCCCGGGACGGCCGCTCAGGACGTCGAGCGGTTCCTGGAGGTGCTGCCCGGGGTGGTGGCGGGCGTACGGGAGAAGCTGGGCGCGCCGGCCGCGGCGCCGGCCGCCGCGCCGGCCGCGGAGGCGGAGGAGCTGGTCGTCGACTCCCTCGGCAAGCGGTGCCCGATCCCGGTCATCGAACTGGCCAGGGTGTTCGGCGACGTCCCGGTGGGCGGCACGGTCCGGGTGCTGTCGGACGACGAGGCCGCCCGGCTGGACATCCCGGCCTGGTGCGAGATGCGGGGCCAGGAGTACGTGGGTGAGGAGCCCGCGGAGCGGGGGACGGCCTACGTCGTCCGCCGGATCGGCTGACGCGCCCGGGGGTGCGGCGTGGGAACCGGACGGAACCGGCCCCCGTGCCGCCGCACCCGGACGGCTCAGACCAGGTGACCGCGGACCTCTTCGGCGGCCTCTTCGCCGTACGCCTTGGTGAAGCGCTCCATGAAGTGGCCGCGGCGCAGCTGGTACTCCTGGGTGCCGACCGTCTCGATGACGAGCGTCGCCAGCATGCAGCCGACCTGCGCTGCGCGCTCCAGGGACACGCCCCAGGCCAGGCCGGAGAGGAAGCCGGCGCGGAAGGCGTCGCCGACGCCGGTGGGGTCGGCCTTGCGGTCCTCCTCCGGGCAGCCGACCTCGATCGGGTCCTCGCCGACCCGCTCGATCCGCACGCCGCGCGAGCCGAGCGTGGTGACGCGGTGGCCGACCCGGGAGAGGATCTCGGCGTCGCTCCAGCCGGTCTTGGACTCGATGAGCCCCTTCTCGTACGCGTTGGAGAAGAGGTAGGTCGCCCCGTCCAGCAGTATCCGGATCTCCTCGCCCTCCATGCGGGCGATCTGCTGGGAGAAGTCGGCGGCGAAGGGGATCTCGCGCGAGCGGCACTCCTCCGTGTGGCGGAGCATCGCCTCGGGGTCGTCGGCGCCGATCAGGACCAGGTCGAGGCCGCCGACGCGGTCGGCGACCGTCTTCAGCTCGATGAGGCGGGCCTCGCTCATGGCGCCGGTGTAGAACGAGCCGATCTGGTTGTGGTCGGCGTCGGTGGTGCACACGAAGCGGGCCGTGTGCAGGGTCTCGGAGATGCGCACCGAGTCGGTGTCCACGCCGTGGCGGTCGAGCCAGGCCCGGTACTGGTCGAAGTCGAAGCCCGCGGCCCCGACCAGGATCGGCGCGGTGCCCAGCTGGCCCATGCCGAAGGCGATGTTCGCGCCGACGCCGCCCCGGCGCACGTCCAGGTTGTCGACCAGGAAGGAGAGCGAGACCGTGTGCAGCTGGTCCGCGACGAACTGGTCGGCGAATCGGCCGGGGAAGGTCATGAGGTGGTCGGTGGCGATGGAGCCGGTGACTGCGATGCGCACGACGGGCATTCTCCTGCGGGAGGCTGGATTGACAGTTCACGCTACCCCGCTCGGGCGGGCCGCTGAAGCTGACAAAACTACCCGATAGTAGCCCTTTCTTCGCGACGCCTCGCGTGCCTACGGTTCCGGCATGACGAACCTCAAGGTCAACTCGACCGCCCCGGCCGATCTCGAGGGCGGCCTCGCCACGCTGCGCGGCGACTGCGCCCGGATGGCCCCGCACTGGGCGGCCCCCGTGCACGGCGTCTCCCGTCCGGTGCCGCCGTCGCTGATCCACGGGGTGGACGTACCGGCGCGGTCGGCGCGGCTGCTGGACGCCATGTCGGACTACGGGGACTGAGCAGGAACCTCCGAGCAGGGAACCGCGCGCTCCTCGCACGCGTCCCATCGCCGTCCCCCGGGCGGGGACATGGGACACGAGCCGGCGAGGAGCGATGCGGTGAGCAGCGAGCGACCCGAGATTCCTGAGAACGACGAGGTTTCCGGGGCCTCCGACGCCCCCGAACCCCCGGTGACGTCCACCGGGGCTCCCGAGGGAACCTCCCCCGAGACGCCTGAGCCCGGTGCGGCCGGCCGGGCCACTGAGGCTGCGAAGACGTCCGAGGCTGCGGAGACGTCCGAGGCCGCCGGGCCGGTCGAGACTGCAAGGACTTCAGCGGCCTCCGGGACACCCGAGGTCGGTGCGGCGGCTCCCGGAGTCGCTGACGCACCGGACGTCACCGCGGTCCGCCCGGTGCCGGAGGGTGCCGGGGACGGTGGTGCGGGGCGTGGGGCGTCGTCGCGGCGGCGGTCGCGCGCCGTCGTTCTCTCCGTGGCCGCTGCCGTGCTGGTGGTCGGGGGCGGGGGGGCCTACCTCGCCACGGGGCATGCCGCGGACGGCCGGGCGGGCGCCGGTGCCACTCCCCCGCCGCTGGTCCTGGACGGCTCGGCGGGCGGCGGCTCGGGCGGCGAGATCGCGCCGGGCGAGCCGGACCCGTACGGCGTGACCTACGTGGCCGCCGGCAAGCTGCCCGACGGCCCGGGCTCGGCACCCGTGTACGTCCCCAGGGGCGGGGTCGGCAAGGACCGGGTGGCCCGGCTGGCCGCGGCCCTCGGCATGGACGGCACGCCGGTCGCCGACGCCGGCGGCTGGCGGGTCGGGGGCGCGGACGGCTCCGGGCCGACGCTCCGGGTGAACCGGGACGCGGCGGGCAGCTGGACCTACAGCCGCTGGGCGCCCGGCACCGACAACTGCCGGAAGGTCACCGTCTGCGCGCAGGACCCGGCGGACCCGGCCGGCGACCCGGTGAGCGCGGCGGCGGCGCGGCGGACGGCCGCACCCGTGCTGAAGGCGCTGGGCGAGGACGACGCGAAGATCGACGCCGGCCGGGTCCTGGGAGCCCGCCGGGTGGTCGACGCCGATCCGGTGGTCGGCGGGCTGCCCACGTACGGCTGGACGACGGGACTGATCGTCGACGAGCACGGCGTGCTGGTCGGCGGACACGGGATGCTGGCGACACCGGCCGAGGGCGACACGTACCCCGTGCTGGACGCGCGCCGGACCCTGGCGCTGATGAACGCGGCGCACACGGGCGGCGGCCACCGGATGGGCATCGGCGGCTGCGCCACCCCCGTCCCGCTGAAGGACCGGCTGGAGCAGCCGTGCTCCGGCTCCGGCTCCGGCTCCGGCTCCGGCTCCGGCTCGGGGACGGCGGGGAAGTCCGACGCGCTCCCCGTGCGCAAGGCCGTCTTCGGGCTGGCCGCGCAGTCCGTCGCCGGGCGGCAGGCGCTGGTCCCGTCCTGGCTGTTCGAGGTGCGGGGGCCGGCGGAACGGGGCACCTTCACGGTGACGTACCCGGCGGTGGACCCCGCCTTCGTGAAGTCACCGTCGTCCGCGCGGCCGTCGGCGCCGTCGGCGCCGTCCACCGGGCCGTCCTCGGCTCCCCGCAGGCACGACGTGCGGGCCGACGGCTACACGGCCGACGGCCGTGAGCTGACGGTGAGCTTCTCGGGCGGGGTGTGCACCGCCTACTCGGCCTCGGCGAAGGAGAGCGCGGGCCGGGTGACGGTGTCCGTGACCGGGCGGGACCGGCCCGGCCGGGTGTGCGTCGCCATGGCCCGGCAGTACGTCAGGACCGTGCGGCTGGACGCGCCGCTCGGCGCCCGCGAGGTGACCGGCGCCGACGGTGCGCCGGTCCCGAGGACGAAGCCGGGCGCGCTGCGGCCGCAGGCCGGTTAGGCCGTGTCCGCGAAGTCCCTGAACGGGTCCCGGAACGCACGCAGGCGACGGTCCCCTCGTCGGAGGGGGCCGTCGCCTCGCGTGTCAGCGGGTGGCCGGCTCAGCTGAAGGAGTCGCCGCAGGCGCAGGAACCGGTCGCGTTCGGGTTGTCGATCGTGAAGCCCTGCTTCTCGATGGTGTCCACGAAGTCGACGGTGGCGCCGCCCAGGTACGGAGCGCTCATGCGGTCGGTGACGACCTTGACCCCGCCGAAGTCCTTCACCACGTCGCCGTCGAGCGAGCGCTCGTCGAAGAAGAGCTGGTAGCGCAGGCCGGAGCAGCCGCCGGGCTGGACGGCGACGCGCAGGGCGAGGTCGTCGCGGCCTTCCTGGTCGAGCAGGGCCTTGACCTTCGACGCGGCGGCGTCGGTCAGGACGATGCCGTCGGTGACGGTGGTGGTCTCGTCCGATACGGACATCTACATCTCTCCCGGGTTGTACGGAGACTGCTTGCCGACGAGTGCAACCGGCGTTTCCGCGGATTCATTCCGGGCCGGGCGCTCGGGTGGTCGCCTTTTCACTTCTCTCTTCATGCTCGCACATGCCCGATGCGGCGGACAGCGGCTCATGGGGCGACCCGGCGACCGCGGGCGGGATTCACGTCACATGGACGCTATCGCCGTCGTCAAAGTGACGTGAAGGGGATATGATAGATAGCGTCAGTTAGACGAAAAGTAGAAAGGGTGCGTGTCGTGACCACCGCCCAGACCCCGGAGCTCGACGTACAGCCGTCTCCGCTCGCCCTGCTGCTGCTCGGCCGTGAGGCCGACCCGAAGAGCGAGCGGGGCGTGGAGTGCCCCGGCGACCTGCCCTCGCCGTCCGACCCCGACCTGGTGATGCGCGCCCGCGCGGCCAAGGAGAAGCTCGGCGACAAGGTCTTCGTGCTCGGCCACCACTACCAGCGCGACGAGGTCATCCAGTTCGCCGACGTCACGGGCGACTCCTTCAAGCTGGCCCGGGACGCGGCCGCGCGCCCGGGGGCCGAGTACATCGTCTTCTGCGGTGTGCACTTCATGGCCGAGTCGGCGGACATCCTGACGTCCGACGACCAGAAGGTCGTGCTGCCGGACCTGGCCGCCGGCTGCTCGATGGCCGACATGGCCACCGCCGAGCAGGTCGCCGAGTGCTGGGACGTGCTGACGGAGGCGGGTGTCGCCGGGCAGGTGGTGCCGGTGTCCTACATGAACTCCTCGGCGGACATCAAGGCCTTCACCGGCAAGCACGGCGGCCTGATCTGCACCTCGTCGAACGCGAAGCGCGCCCTCGACTGGGCCTTCGAGCAGGGTGAGAAGGTCCTGTTCCTGCCCGACCAGCACCTCGGCCGCAACACCGCCGTCCGGGACATGGGGATGTCCCTGGACGACTGCGTGGTCTACAACCCGCACAAGCCGAACGGCGGGCTGACCAACGAGGAGCTGCGCGCCGCGAAGATGATCCTGTGGCGCGGCCACTGCTCGGTGCACGGCCGCTTCAGCCTCGACTCCGTCAACGACGTGCGCGAGCGCATCCCGGGCGTGAACGTCCTGGTCCACCCCGAGTGCAGGCACGAGGTCGTGGCCGCCGCCGACTACGTCGGCTCCACCGAGTACATCATCAAGGCCCTGGAAGCGGCCCCGGCCGGCTCCAAGTGGGCCATCGGCACCGAGCTGAACCTGGTCCGCAGGCTGGCGAACCGTTTCGCTCCCGAGGGCAAGGAGATCGTCTTCCTCGACCGGACGGTCTGCTTCTGCTCGACGATGAACCGCATCGACCTGCCCCACCTGGTCTGGGCCCTGGAGTCGCTGGCCGAGGGCAACCTGGTCAACCGCATCGAGGTCGACAAGGAGACCGAGGCGTTCGCCAAGCTCGCCCTGGAGCGGATGCTCGCGCTGCCGTAGCCGTACCCGTCGGGCGGGCACCGGCGTCGGCGTGCGAGGTCACGCCGGCGCCGGTTTCCGTCCGGGGCGGGCCGGATCCAGCGAGAAGAGGGTGCCGTCGGGGGTCGTCACCACCAGGGCGCCGCCGTTCACGAGCAGTTCCGGCGAGTCGTAGTCGCCGCCGACCACAGTGGCGGCCCGCGGATAGGACTCCCACAGCCTGTGTCCCGTGCGGGCGTCGAGGGCCGCGACCCGGCCGCTCGCGCTGGCCAGGAACACGCTGTCGCGCCCGTCCGCGACCGGCGCGGCCGGCCGTTCCAGGGTCGTCGCGGTCCGCCACACCCGTCCGCCGGTCAGCGGCGAGACGGCGGTCGTCAGCCCGTCCGAGGCGGCCAGACAGAGCACCCCGTGCGCCATCGCCGCCCGCCCCCGGTACGCCCCGGCCAGCGCGTGGGTCTCGCGGGTCCCGGTGCGCGGATCGATCACCTCGACCCCGGTGTACGGGTTGTCCCGCGCGGTCGGGTCGCCGGACCGGCGGGCCGCGTAGACCAGCCGTCCGTCCAGGGTTCCGGCGTAGTCCGCGGTCAGCGACGGCGCGGCCGGGAGCGGGCGCGCGGAGCCGTCCGCGGGATCGAGGGCGGTCAGCCGCCGCCGGGCGCCGGACGGGGTGTGGTAGCCGGTGCAGTCGGCGTACACCCGGCCGCCCGCGCCGTGGAAGTCGCAGTGGTGTCCGGCCGGCACGGACGTCGTCCAGCGCGCGGAGCCGTCGCGTGGGGAACGGGCGGTCACGGTCAGGCCGTCGGGAACGAGGACCAGGCCGCCCACGAGCGTCACGGCGGCGTTTCCCTCGCCGGTCGGACGGGACCACAGCCGCCGTCCGTCCGCGGCGGCGAACGCGGTGACGGTGGTCGTCGTGTCGTTGCCCGCCGTGTTCAGGACGCTCTCGCGGACGAGCACGGCACCCTCGCGCACCCCGACGACCGCGCTGCCGTAGTGGTCGAGCGGGGTCCCCGGCGGCTGGGCGCCGGCCCGCCAGATCGTGCGGCCGGTGACCGCGTCGACGCGGATCGGCAGGGTGGTGTCGCCTGCGCAGTACACCGCTCCCCCGCTCAGCGCGCAGGACGGCTGCCCGCCGTGGCCGGGGCCGTCCGCCGGTGCCGAGGAGCGTTTCACGCCGTGGGCGGCGACCGCGTACACCGTCGTCCGCCAGGGCCGCCAGCCCGCCGGGAGGGCACCCCAGCGGGTGGCCGTGGCACCGGGCGCGGGGGCGGCCCCGGGCCTCTCCCCGGCCTGGAACGGCCCGAACAGGTAGGCGGTGAGCGCGGCGACCAGTACACCGGCCATCCCGACGGCGAGCGGCACCCGCGGGCGGCGCGTCCGGGAGACGGGGGCGTCGCCCGCCGCATCGGGCACCGGGGCGGCCTCCGCGAC
Above is a genomic segment from Streptomyces collinus Tu 365 containing:
- a CDS encoding cysteine desulfurase/sulfurtransferase TusA family protein; the protein is MPYFDAASAAPLHPVARQALLAALDEGWADPARLYREGRRARMLLDASRETVAEAVGCRADEVVFTSSGTRAVHTGIAGALTGRRRTGRHLIVSAVEHSSVLHSAESFEAGGGSVTTVAVDRAGAVDPSAFTDALRQDTALACLQSANHEVGTVQPVAEVAGVCRAAGVPLLVDAAQSLGWGPVEGDWSLLAASAHKWGGPSGVGLLVVRKGVRFAAQGPVDERESGRAPGFENLPAIVAAAASLRAVRAEAAQEALRLRELTERIRARVPELVADVEVAGDPRRRLPGIVTFSCLYVDGEALLHELDREGFSVSSGSSCTSSTLTPSHVLRAMGVLSEGNVRVSLPPGTAAQDVERFLEVLPGVVAGVREKLGAPAAAPAAAPAAEAEELVVDSLGKRCPIPVIELARVFGDVPVGGTVRVLSDDEAARLDIPAWCEMRGQEYVGEEPAERGTAYVVRRIG
- a CDS encoding carbohydrate kinase family protein, producing the protein MRIAVTGSIATDHLMTFPGRFADQFVADQLHTVSLSFLVDNLDVRRGGVGANIAFGMGQLGTAPILVGAAGFDFDQYRAWLDRHGVDTDSVRISETLHTARFVCTTDADHNQIGSFYTGAMSEARLIELKTVADRVGGLDLVLIGADDPEAMLRHTEECRSREIPFAADFSQQIARMEGEEIRILLDGATYLFSNAYEKGLIESKTGWSDAEILSRVGHRVTTLGSRGVRIERVGEDPIEVGCPEEDRKADPTGVGDAFRAGFLSGLAWGVSLERAAQVGCMLATLVIETVGTQEYQLRRGHFMERFTKAYGEEAAEEVRGHLV
- the erpA gene encoding iron-sulfur cluster insertion protein ErpA: MSVSDETTTVTDGIVLTDAAASKVKALLDQEGRDDLALRVAVQPGGCSGLRYQLFFDERSLDGDVVKDFGGVKVVTDRMSAPYLGGATVDFVDTIEKQGFTIDNPNATGSCACGDSFS
- the nadA gene encoding quinolinate synthase NadA, encoding MTTAQTPELDVQPSPLALLLLGREADPKSERGVECPGDLPSPSDPDLVMRARAAKEKLGDKVFVLGHHYQRDEVIQFADVTGDSFKLARDAAARPGAEYIVFCGVHFMAESADILTSDDQKVVLPDLAAGCSMADMATAEQVAECWDVLTEAGVAGQVVPVSYMNSSADIKAFTGKHGGLICTSSNAKRALDWAFEQGEKVLFLPDQHLGRNTAVRDMGMSLDDCVVYNPHKPNGGLTNEELRAAKMILWRGHCSVHGRFSLDSVNDVRERIPGVNVLVHPECRHEVVAAADYVGSTEYIIKALEAAPAGSKWAIGTELNLVRRLANRFAPEGKEIVFLDRTVCFCSTMNRIDLPHLVWALESLAEGNLVNRIEVDKETEAFAKLALERMLALP
- a CDS encoding protein kinase domain-containing protein → MALHEGDPGSLGGYRIVDRLGAGGMGVVYRARAGSGREVAVKVVHAQYAEDPVFRVRFRQEIAAVRKVSGAFTAPVVDADPEAPRPWMATQYVPGRPLSARVRDDGPLAGAELRRLVLGLVEALRDIHRAGVVHRDLKPANVLMAEDGPRVIDFGVSRAAENQALTETGHMMGTPPFMSPEQLADARSVGPASDVFSLAALVVFAATGRGPFDTDSPYLTAYRVMSEEPDLTAVPGPLRAVLSRCLAKGAAERPGLDALAAEFAAALPEPAATEPPTVPHRRADPDPTRPPASTWPPAADPDPTGLPAADSEPTWPPAADPDPTGLPAADSASTWPPAADPDPTGLPAADSEPTWSPAADPDPTGLPAADPEPTWPPAVDVEPTRLPAADPEPTRLPAPGPTRSPMADLEPTRLPDPDPTRPPRAAPSASVPYRAPAAADPGVAEAAPVPDAAGDAPVSRTRRPRVPLAVGMAGVLVAALTAYLFGPFQAGERPGAAPAPGATATRWGALPAGWRPWRTTVYAVAAHGVKRSSAPADGPGHGGQPSCALSGGAVYCAGDTTLPIRVDAVTGRTIWRAGAQPPGTPLDHYGSAVVGVREGAVLVRESVLNTAGNDTTTTVTAFAAADGRRLWSRPTGEGNAAVTLVGGLVLVPDGLTVTARSPRDGSARWTTSVPAGHHCDFHGAGGRVYADCTGYHTPSGARRRLTALDPADGSARPLPAAPSLTADYAGTLDGRLVYAARRSGDPTARDNPYTGVEVIDPRTGTRETHALAGAYRGRAAMAHGVLCLAASDGLTTAVSPLTGGRVWRTATTLERPAAPVADGRDSVFLASASGRVAALDARTGHRLWESYPRAATVVGGDYDSPELLVNGGALVVTTPDGTLFSLDPARPGRKPAPA